The sequence below is a genomic window from Peromyscus maniculatus bairdii isolate BWxNUB_F1_BW_parent chromosome 17, HU_Pman_BW_mat_3.1, whole genome shotgun sequence.
TCACTGGCACCAAGACTCTTTTTCAACTCTAGAACAAGAGAGAGCGCCCGGCCCATCTGAGGAAGGCCAGCTGTAGCCTCCCCAATCCTCTTTCCATGCTTCAACAATGCAGACATTACTAATCAATGGCAGGTGGAATTCCCCTAAGGGTGTACACAAGCTCTGGGGTCCGAAGCTCATCCAGGTCCCCATTTCTGGACTTAGTTTGCAGCCATTAAAAACTTCTACTCTCAGAAGTAGACAGCTCAGCAGTCGAGAGCACagtctgctcttccaggggacccgggtttcggttcccagcacccacatggcagctcataccatctgtgactccagttccaggggaactgatgcccttacagacaggcaaaacaccaatgcacataaaacaaaattaaatcattaaaaaaaacctcTATTCTCCTGGCCATGTGGGTTCAGGCacccaggatgctgaggcaggaggattgcttggaTGGCAAGCCTGCATCACTGTCTCAGCTCCATTTTTCTTGTTTGGCCCACACATCAAGGACACAGTCCCACTCTGCTCCTGGGACGGCACCGTCTCTGGGTAGCCTCCTGAGACCCTCTGCACTCTGCTGTCTTCAAAGGCTCTGTGAGCATCCAGGAGCTCCTGAGTGGACTGCAGACCAGCTCTCCGGACCAGGGAcagctgcctctctctcctcttcccgaGAATCCCACTCCAGTGCCCCCTTCAGGGAGCCCCATCCCTGTCCACTCAGGACCCTCCCGTTCTGTGCGCGCGTCCGCAGGAAATGACAGGGACTGAGCAAGTCTCCACTGAGCCACAGCCGGGGAGCTCACCTCTGTCGATCCTCTGCAGAAGGAGGCCCTGGATGACGTCCCTGCAGACACCCTCGGTGGTCAGAACCTGGCAGCCCATGGCCAGGATGTCCCCATCCACCTCAGGCTGTTCCTAGGACCACAGTGAGGAGCTTGGCTGGATGCAGGGCCCGTGTGCTCCCCCAGCCCTGGCCAGATCTGCAGGGGTGCTCTTGCTTCCCTGTCTGTAACAGGGACTTGCTCACCCATGgtcacacatgccacagcatgggtTACAGTGTCAGAAATGGACTAAGGCCACACAGCcatcccacctcccaagtgtctCAGCTGGGACCCAGCCACAGCTGCTTCCTCTGAAGAGTCCTGTTAGCATCTAGTCACCCTCAGGCAGCTAGAAGGCTGCGACCTCCCCATCCGTACCCTTCCTGTGTTTCTTCCCTCAATGACGCCTCTCTGGCTCAGTCctgccccaggacctttgcacagGCGGTTCTCCCCTATAAACCCAGACCCATGGAGCCCGCGCAGGCTCAGCACCGCTGGGGTGGAACTCTGGGAGTGTGTGTGGTCAGCAAGCATTAGGGATGAGCCAATGCACAGGGCACTGTGGAAGCCCAGAAGAGCCCCCACCCAGCCTGGGGCACAGAGGTGGGGTCTTGGGCTCCAGTGGCTTCAGGCAAGAGTGGGCACACTGTCCCCTCCAGACAGATGTCTCAGGTGTCCACTCACCGAGTTAGAGCTCACCCCAAGCTGGCTCCACACAAAGGGCCAGAGGATTCCCAGCAGCCAGTCCCGGGTGAACCTCGACCGAGCGGTCTCGCTGTCCGAGGTGAACTTCTGCAGGGGACACAGCCAGCCTGTAAACGGCCCTCAGCACTCTGGGGCTCGGGCCCCTCCCCAACCTCACCTTCAGCACAAGGCCTCTGACTTTCTCCAGCTGCTCAGCTGCCTGGTCGCAGTCCAGCGCCGACGTCAGACACTGGTCAGCCAGTTCTAAGAAGGTGGTGACGGCGGCCGCCATAAGCTGTGAAGGAGACGCCCATGTGACCCCACACCCCAGGATGATCCCACACCGCAGGACCTCCGCTCTggctccagtctgaggaaagatgTCCAGCCTCCCCGGGGAGTACTCCTGTGCAGCGTACAAACTGAGCATGTATGCCGAGCACCAACGGCTTCCCCTCAGCCTGTTCCTCCTTCACGCCTGCGTCCACGGCAGGGCCCTATCCCTGCCTTCAAaacatgctgtggaataatctttttgtacactgtgaagtttTGTCACTcaggttggtttaataaaaagctgactggccggtagctaggcaggatttttgaggcagagagaatgttgggaagaagaagggtggggtcTGAAGGCCATGAGGAGACTAGAGAGAAGCAAGGTGAATGTGCTGCGTTGAAAGAAAGTCCctccatgtggcagagggtagataagaaacatcggttaatttaaaatgtaagagctagctagtaaccagcctgagctatcgaCCAAGCATCtataattaatgataagtctctGGGTGGTTATtcgggacacagagaaactctgcccgTAAAAAcatgtctttcttcttgttttagacAGGCGGGGCCTcacactgtcctcaaactcactgtgagGCTGAGTTCGACCCTGGCaccctggtcttcctgcctcagcctcccaagtgctgggccagGCCTGCACGCCACACCTCCATCTGGACCAGGGCTTCCCGCCTCCTCCACTCTTGCCTTACAGACAGAACTCCTAACAGCAGACAGAGCGTTCCACACCTGAGTGCGGCCATGCCCCTGTCCTTGCTCACTCACCTCTGAGGCTCCCACTGCCCTCCACAGACTCATCCTCTCTCCAGGCTCTGCCTGCCTACCAGCTGGACCCATTCCTTGCCCATaaatgctccctccctccctctactaGGGACCCCAATGCATCCTTCTCATTCACTCTTCTCACCTGTTGGGCAAGATCTTGGGCCCCAAACACCAGGCTCCGCATCCCCAGGAAGCCAAACGGGTCTGCCAGCTGGGCCAGGTGGCCGCGGTTTCTCTCCGCCTCCCGATAGCAGGCCTGCATCAGCTCCGGGTCCCAAGGGATCTCCCCAAATTCATAAACCTGCGTACATGTGAACGGCAGTCCGACGAGGAAACACCATGGCTTATGATACAGACGGCCAAGGCGGACGTGCCACTGACGGCCCCCACGCTAACCTCCCTGCGGAGCCGTGTGCCCGAAGGGTTCTTGCGCAGGTGGTGAGACAGCCGGTCCATGCCCCGGATGAGGAGAGTCCGAACGGTTTGGAGCGTGGCTTCCACCGGGCTCAGCAGCGCAAGGGTAAGCTGGGGCAGTTGCGGATCCACCATGCTGCACAGGCATGCCTCCAGGGGGTCCCGGATCTCGGCTGAGGGGATATGTGGACCTGGATTTTCCTCCACCAGGCACTCAGTGGATGCACAGGAGCAGGGACCTCAGCCTGGCCAGCCGggtacccattttacagatgaggaaactgagactaGGAGCAGTGAGACCTGGCGCAAGGGCACAGGCCGAGGAAGCAGAAGCTGATTCAAACCCGGGTCTTAATAACTGGGCTGCAGAGCAGACCCTGCAAGGCCACCGCCACCTCGTGTCTCCTACCTGGCCCACAACAGGCCAGGGTCTCTCCAGGCTCCAGGCCACGCCCTCTCGCACCATCCCCTTCTCAGGCTGGCTCCAAGCTGGGATCCAGACTCCCACTCTAATCCTCTCCAGCTAACGCCTATTCCCTAGGCCCCGCCCCGTCCCGGTTAGGCCCCGCCTTCCACCCGCGAGGCCCCGCCCCCTCAGGCAAAAACCATGCATCCCGCTAGCCCCGCCCTGACCCCGCCTCCAGTCCACCCTCCCCTGCTAGCAGGCCCAGCTCCCGGCTGGCACCGCCCCTACGTTCCCTGACCCCGCCCCTCAGCCCCCTGCGGCGTTCctgcccaggccccgcccctcgccCTGTGGCCCCGCCTTCGCTCTCCCGGACCCACCCGCGTTCCTCGCTCCACCTCTCGCCCTCCCACACCTCTCACCGgggctccccccccctcccccgcgccTTACCCGGTCTCGCTCACCTTCCAGTTTCTGCGCGCACTGGGCCCGCTGCTGCATGATCTGCTCGAACTCTGCGCGCACTGTCCTCTCCAGCTTCGCCAGCAGCGCGTCTTTTTCGGGCTGGAATGCGCGCAGCCCTGCGGATACCCGGGCCAGGACGGTCGCGTGCACAGCGTTGAGGAACTGCAGCGTCGAGGGTGGTGTGGGCGAAGGCGTGGGGCTCGGGGcggctcccttccctccctttcgctcgcctcatcccccaccccccccccgccggGTCCGGCTCCGCACCTCCGCGCAGCCCCGGGCCCGGGCGCGCCCCGCACCGCGCAGGCCCCGCAGCGTCTGTGCGCGCAGCGCCGGCAACAGTTCCCGCATCAGCTCGGCGCTCAGCACCTGCAGGGGAGGCGTGAGAGTGTAGTGCGTGGCGAGTGGCGGAACCTGCCCGGGACACCGGGACACCGGGACACCGCTCACCTCCGCATCGGAGCCCAGTGTCGCGTCGTCGCCACCGGCAAAGCCCCGGCGTCGTCGAAAGAGCTGCACGGCGTCCAGGAAGGCGCAGGCCGCGGGCACCCGGCTGCGCTGCAGGACTGAGGGTGCCGTCAACCACGCGCTATGCCCCGGCCCTCCCCAGGGAGCCGCGCACCTACGCCCATCGCCCTCCCGCTCCCCACCTGCGCCCCACCCTGGGACGCACCGGTGGCTCTCAGCCGGATGGCACCCTGCAGGCCGAGCCTCCAGGCGCGCTGCGCGCCTCGCTTGCCCGCACAGAAGCAAAGGTGAGCCCGGAAAGGGTGCACGAGGAAGAGCGGGAAGCTCACCGGCTCCTCCAGCACTCTCAGCGGCTCCTCCTGAGCGAGGTCTCCTGAAAGCAAGACAGCAGCCTGAAAGAGCTGGTGTAACTtctggaccagcctgggcttcagagcaaAAACTCTCAGAGATTAAACAGAGCCGAAGCCCTAGAACTACGTGGGTCCGGCGAGATGAACTCGGCATCGTTTTGGAGCAAGTGAACAGCGACAGAGTGTGAGAAACTCGAAGCCCAGGACCGCAGCTGGCCTGTGCACCCTGGCCAAGCCTGCACACTGTTTCCCACCATGTCTGTCTCCCTGCATGCTTACCGACACTGGGTTTatggttttttattatttttaaccatctgtatgtttatgcatgtgtatgtaggcGCCTGGGGTaagaggcatcagatgccctggagcgggagttccaggcagttgtgagcagcctgatgtgggtgctgggaatctaactctgTCTGATCCACTGAGCTATTTTTCTAGCcctaatttttattgtattgttttgttactttatttatttgtttgttctccaagacaaggtttctctgtgtagccctggctgtccgaaACATATTCTGTAGTCCACGCTGAccccaaattcagagatctgcctgctctgcctccaggtGCTGGGAGCAAAGGTGtgcattgcttttgttttgttcttcagaCTCCTTGCTATTTGGTTTTGTTCCATTGGCTTTACTGATGTCCTCCCAGGGACGGTGGGTACTTCATTTCCTTCCCAAAGCACGAGTACTCAAGGATCGATACCGTCCTCCAAGGGACAGCTGAGTCACACTGTGTGTGGGAAGTTTATCTACTGGTGATAGATAAAGGAGGATCCAGTCAGCTTCACCAAGAGCACAGGCAGGGTGGGATGGCCACCGGCCTCGGAGGAAGCGACACTAAAGGGACCCAGGGATCCTTACCAGAGGAGCTTGGGCAGAGGTCATCCAAAAGGCAGAGGTATTCACGCTGGGAGGTGAGCAGCGTGTACCCGGTCAGGGCTGTGGAGCCCAGGGGACGGCCCCCCGACTCATACTCCTGTGACCAACCAAAGACATGAGACGAGACTGAGCACAGGAGGCCATCGGCAAGCTTCGAATCACTACTCTACACCTCTGTGGGCGTCTACAGCTCAGGACCTTGTCTGGTATTGGTCAGAACTCTgacctgagccacgcccccagcccctcactgggggattctaggcaggggctccacccctgaccacgcccccagcccctcactggggattctaggaggggctccaccctgaccacgcccccaaccctcactgggggattctaggcggggcttcacccctgagccacacccccagcccctcactgggggattctaggcaggggctccaccctgaccacgccccagcccctcactggggattctaggcaggggctccacccctgagccacgcccccagcccctcactggggattctaggcggggctccaccctgagccacgcccccagcccctcactgggggattctaggcgggggctccaccctgaccacgcccccagcccctcactggggatcctaggcaggggcttcaccctgaccacgcccccagcccctcactgggggatcctaggctccacccctgagccacgcccccagcccctcactgggggattctagacggggctccacccctgaccacgcccccagcccctcactggggattctagacggggctccacccctgaccacgcccccagcccctcactggggattctaggcagcaGCTCTGTCATCCACCCACCTCCTTTTGGCTGAACCATTCCAGACGTCCATCCCCACGCAGGACACAGAAGGTGGGTTGCCACTGTGGTGGGTGGCCCCACAGCAGGGTCAAGGGTCCTTGGTGCTCCCGGACTCGAGGCAGCTTCTGCAAGGGGATGCCTGCTGTTGTCGGGTCTAGAACAGGTTTTAGGGTCCCCTGAACTCTGCCCGACTCTGTTGCTACCAAAAGCAGGGactcagattttttaaaaaaacatttaactgattGATGGGTGCAGGATCGAATTGTGGTACCCTGGGTAGGCCACCAACTGCCGGGTCACAGGGACCCTCCTTCCTCGGTTGCTCAGGTAGTCCGTAGGGAGCCTGGGCTACGGAGACCCAAAGGAAGACCAGTGTCACGTGGTTTGGTCACACGTACCCACCATACGCCCAAGGCTCAAAGGCAGCAGCTGCCACCCACAGCCTGCCAGCCTGGCACCGGGAAGGCTGAGGCCGGAGGGtcgggaattcaaggccagcctcagctacactgCCAGGCTGGCCCAGCtacgtgagactctgtctcaaacaaaacaaaacaaaattgtagcAGGTATGGGGCATGCCTGCATGGGACAAGGAGAGTCCCCAGATGTGACCTCTGCCCACAGAGCTTCCCCCCGGCAGGGAGGGAGCCAGTGAAGAGCCCCGGGTCCCAGCCCCCTGTGTGGTGTGGCCCTCGGGTGGCTCGCTCCACCTCGCTGGGCCTGAGTTAGTCCAGGACTGTCCCCGGGTAGGGGTGGATGGAGGCCATGGGAGCCGATTAGCGGCTCCATCTCCAGGCCGTTTGACCTCGCTAACAAACCCTGAGCAGGGTCAGAGGGCAAGGGGCAGGAAACACGGGCACGCGGTCCTCTCAAGGCGTGCTGCCCTGCACAGCAGGGCTGATGCTGGCAGAAGCTGCCCCCCAATCTATCCCTTTGCCAACCTCAGGGCCATTACACacgctgtgcccccccccccccccgcagggaCACACTCCCccggcctctgcctgcctccacccccgGAGCGTCCTGGTCCACCTGTGCCAAGGCCCTGGGGCCGGCACATCCTCCCCTGCTCTGTGTCCTCAGTCGCGTGTCAGCACCGCTGAGAACGTGGAGGGGGGTCGCTCCGCTGGGTCCCCAGGCCACGCACCTTGGTGTGGGACAGCTGGCGCCCGCCCGTCTCCCGGGGCTCTAGCTCCCTGGAGATCTGCCTCAGCATGGCCGTCGCCAGCTGCCTGCGGTAACAGGGTAAGAAGACCCTCAGCAGGCCGTCCACTTGACCTGGGGGGAGAAGGGCCAGCACTGTGGCCAGGGGACCGGCCTGCCTTCTCAGGCCGAGCCAGCCAGCCGGATGAGCCCCGGCAGAGGCGAGGGACCCTGCCTCCATGTCTAAGAGGGCAGCCGATGGTAATCGCTGGCCTACACACGCACACAAAGGTCTTTTCATCCAAGAATATTGTCGCACCTCAGGAgaatgaggcccagagagggggACTCACTCACCCAATGGCACACAGCAAATCCAGGTAGCAGTCAACCCTGAGACTTGGAGAGATGATTTGGAGCACATGCAGGGCTTTGCACGGGCTGTTCCCCTTCCCAATGCTGTCCCCACACTCACTGCCAACcagacaccctcttccagcctggcctgcccacctccccttGGGGGACAGTCACCAAGTCCAGCCCCACTCTCCCAGGCCCAGCACAGGACAGAGTGCAGGGAGCCTCAGCCTCAGTGTCCATGCAGCCACCCAGCCACGAGGACCACCTGGGGTCAGGTGGGGACCCCACCCCTTCCGTCAGGGCCCTTGAGTCCCCTAACAAAAAATGCCACATTTCacttttcactttgttttgagacagggccacatgtagcccaggctgtcctggaactcatatgtagtccaggctggcctctaattcaggggtctgtctgtctctt
It includes:
- the Niban3 gene encoding protein Niban 3, which encodes MGVRPSSPLDKRQQQQLRGQVDGLLRVFLPCYRRQLATAMLRQISRELEPRETGGRQLSHTKKLPRVREHQGPLTLLWGHPPQWQPTFCVLRGDGRLEWFSQKEEYESGGRPLGSTALTGYTLLTSQREYLCLLDDLCPSSSGDLAQEEPLRVLEEPVSFPLFLVHPFRAHLCFCAGKRGAQRAWRLGLQGAIRLRATVLQRSRVPAACAFLDAVQLFRRRRGFAGGDDATLGSDAEVLSAELMRELLPALRAQTLRGLRGAGRARARGCAEFLNAVHATVLARVSAGLRAFQPEKDALLAKLERTVRAEFEQIMQQRAQCAQKLEAEIRDPLEACLCSMVDPQLPQLTLALLSPVEATLQTVRTLLIRGMDRLSHHLRKNPSGTRLRREVYEFGEIPWDPELMQACYREAERNRGHLAQLADPFGFLGMRSLVFGAQDLAQQLMAAAVTTFLELADQCLTSALDCDQAAEQLEKVRGLVLKKFTSDSETARSRFTRDWLLGILWPFVWSQLGVSSNSEQPEVDGDILAMGCQVLTTEGVCRDVIQGLLLQRIDRELKKSLGASDRVCSPAGCSVSL